The Breoghania sp. genome has a segment encoding these proteins:
- a CDS encoding FkbM family methyltransferase encodes MSIAMTELPDGRRIHCVNAYEVGFGWHEIVSDDLTERGLDLPVDGVFFDVGANIGLFCLRLHDLCPDARIYAFEPMPAAFEALKNNSERMGGMVEACRVALGAAPGRAEFDHYPALSALSTGDSAVGETLAGGLRSLLFGQGASEDIRAIIDKTGAHDRLDEEAFIDQLFRKETVTVDVDTLDNVVARFGIDEIDLLKIDTEGQERPVLDGIGEGLWPKIRQLLVEVHRGPEELKTIREELEARGYKTVIGDHPMAQGGAAVFHIYAHRA; translated from the coding sequence ATGAGCATTGCGATGACAGAACTTCCCGATGGGCGGCGGATCCATTGCGTCAACGCCTATGAGGTTGGCTTCGGCTGGCACGAGATCGTCTCCGACGATCTTACCGAACGCGGGCTCGATCTGCCGGTGGATGGCGTCTTTTTCGATGTCGGCGCGAATATCGGGCTCTTCTGTCTGCGGCTGCACGACCTGTGCCCGGATGCGCGCATCTATGCCTTTGAACCCATGCCCGCCGCCTTCGAGGCATTGAAGAACAACTCCGAGCGCATGGGCGGGATGGTGGAAGCCTGCCGTGTGGCGCTGGGAGCGGCTCCCGGCCGGGCCGAGTTCGATCACTATCCCGCACTGTCGGCGCTTTCCACCGGTGACAGCGCCGTCGGCGAGACCCTTGCCGGTGGCCTGCGCAGTCTTCTTTTCGGGCAGGGCGCCAGCGAGGATATCCGGGCGATCATCGACAAGACCGGCGCCCATGATCGTCTCGATGAAGAAGCCTTCATCGATCAGCTTTTCCGCAAGGAAACCGTCACCGTCGATGTCGACACGCTCGACAATGTGGTCGCGCGGTTCGGGATCGACGAGATCGACCTTCTCAAGATCGATACCGAGGGGCAGGAGCGCCCGGTTCTGGACGGTATCGGCGAAGGTTTGTGGCCGAAGATCCGCCAGCTTCTGGTGGAGGTCCATCGCGGGCCGGAGGAACTGAAGACCATTCGCGAGGAGCTTGAGGCGCGCGGATACAAGACCGTCATCGGCGATCACCCGATGGCGCAGGGTGGGGCGGCCGTTTTTCACATCTATGCCCATCGCGCCTGA
- a CDS encoding cytochrome P450, whose product MSDAQLESAETSGMAAAAGRVASVPPSFNIDWWTMLADPGFLTNPYPDLKRIRELAPVHFDPVSGVYFVMGHKEFGQMAKTQAMGRDTTYWANGWSSPENRKNDPETYELFIDFQPQMINANAPDHRRMRGVFDKAFRPRDMMRHLPMIEDECRKLLDEMPVGEPFDFMAGLGNPLPNRISLKLFEIPEEMEGQIGKWISDLSWLGNIVMTPEQKRNAKQSNKDFKQFVKEHLERLKANPGDGPISMALAAAEDGTMDEEETLNNVVMLISGSKTSLTLLGNGLVSLLKHPDQFAQLRADRSLMPRAIEEMLRFEPGSSIIPRAGVEDFQCGEVLIPAGSLAIGLVGSINRDPERFEDPDTFDITRKPNHHSAFGGGAHICIGKALARMTTEVAFNALMDRFGRIDLAGEAEWWTDRSDQRGLWSLPLIVSPE is encoded by the coding sequence ATGTCTGACGCGCAACTGGAAAGTGCCGAAACAAGCGGGATGGCGGCTGCGGCAGGACGCGTCGCGTCCGTGCCGCCTTCCTTCAATATCGACTGGTGGACGATGCTGGCCGATCCCGGTTTCCTCACCAATCCCTATCCGGACCTGAAGAGGATCCGCGAGCTTGCCCCGGTGCATTTCGATCCGGTCTCGGGCGTCTATTTCGTCATGGGGCACAAGGAATTCGGTCAGATGGCCAAGACGCAGGCCATGGGGCGCGACACGACCTATTGGGCGAATGGCTGGAGCAGTCCGGAAAACCGCAAGAACGATCCGGAGACCTACGAGCTGTTCATCGACTTCCAGCCGCAGATGATCAACGCCAACGCCCCCGATCATCGCCGCATGCGCGGGGTCTTCGACAAGGCGTTCCGTCCGCGCGACATGATGCGCCATTTGCCGATGATCGAGGACGAGTGCCGCAAGCTGCTGGACGAGATGCCGGTCGGCGAGCCCTTCGATTTCATGGCGGGTCTCGGCAATCCCTTGCCCAACCGGATTTCGCTGAAGCTCTTCGAGATCCCGGAGGAGATGGAAGGCCAGATCGGCAAGTGGATTTCCGATCTCTCCTGGCTCGGCAACATCGTCATGACGCCGGAGCAGAAGCGCAACGCCAAGCAGTCCAACAAGGACTTCAAGCAGTTCGTGAAGGAGCATCTTGAACGGTTGAAGGCGAACCCGGGCGACGGGCCCATCTCCATGGCGCTGGCGGCGGCCGAAGATGGCACGATGGACGAGGAGGAGACCCTCAACAACGTCGTCATGCTGATTTCCGGCTCCAAGACCTCGCTGACCCTTCTCGGCAACGGCCTTGTGAGCCTTCTGAAACATCCGGATCAGTTTGCGCAGCTTCGCGCCGACCGCTCGCTGATGCCGCGCGCCATTGAGGAAATGCTGCGGTTTGAACCCGGCAGCAGCATCATCCCGCGCGCCGGTGTCGAGGACTTCCAGTGCGGCGAGGTGCTGATCCCGGCGGGTTCGCTCGCCATCGGCCTTGTCGGCTCCATCAACCGGGACCCGGAGCGTTTCGAGGATCCCGACACCTTCGACATCACCCGCAAGCCCAACCACCATTCGGCCTTTGGCGGTGGTGCGCATATCTGCATCGGCAAGGCGCTGGCCCGCATGACCACGGAAGTGGCCTTCAACGCCCTGATGGACCGTTTCGGGCGCATCGACCTGGCGGGCGAGGCGGAGTGGTGGACCGACCGCTCCGACCAGCGCGGGCTGTGGTCGCTGCCGTTGATCGTGTCGCCGGAGTGA
- the dctP gene encoding TRAP transporter substrate-binding protein DctP, with translation MTNTTDGTTEGTTNARAGKTTGGTNRRALLRGAGIAALAAPAFIGKGMAQGSVRWRVQSHWPKASSSFTASLGVLADEVSKRTDGAFKLELFGAGEFAKGPGIYDLVRKGVVAMGTISPSYIQDDAQAASFLYGIPGTLRESWEMQHIVKNLGIEALVNEDLTKQGVQILAEKVLPTELTVTKKIENVDDFRGLKLRSSGTMLDYLAKAGAAPQYIPGSELYQALSSGTVDGAHWGAAVGAKSMSLWEVCKYHVKPPLAQTTDAFILNMNELEKLDDAMRVALLDAIETRFYARSVEYVHAEAIALSQGIAENGLEVITLPQDVLDLLAKASIEILDTEAQKGDRAEQAADIYKGLMRDLGYA, from the coding sequence ATGACGAATACCACTGACGGGACCACTGAGGGGACCACCAACGCGCGCGCGGGCAAGACGACCGGCGGCACGAACCGGCGCGCCCTGCTGCGCGGGGCCGGCATCGCGGCGCTGGCCGCACCGGCTTTCATCGGCAAGGGCATGGCTCAGGGCTCGGTGCGCTGGCGTGTGCAGTCGCACTGGCCCAAGGCGTCAAGCTCGTTCACCGCGAGCCTCGGCGTTCTGGCGGACGAGGTTTCCAAGCGCACCGACGGCGCTTTCAAACTGGAGCTTTTCGGCGCGGGCGAATTCGCCAAGGGTCCGGGCATCTATGATCTGGTGCGCAAGGGCGTGGTTGCCATGGGCACCATCAGCCCCTCCTACATCCAGGACGATGCGCAGGCCGCCTCGTTCCTCTATGGCATTCCCGGCACGCTGCGCGAAAGCTGGGAGATGCAGCACATCGTCAAGAACCTCGGCATCGAGGCGCTGGTCAATGAGGACCTCACCAAGCAGGGCGTGCAGATCCTGGCCGAAAAGGTGCTGCCGACGGAACTGACGGTCACCAAGAAGATCGAAAACGTGGACGATTTCCGCGGGCTGAAGCTGCGCTCTTCCGGCACGATGCTGGACTATCTCGCCAAGGCGGGCGCGGCTCCGCAGTACATTCCCGGCTCGGAGCTCTATCAGGCGCTCTCCTCCGGCACCGTTGACGGCGCGCATTGGGGCGCAGCGGTTGGCGCGAAGTCCATGTCGCTCTGGGAGGTCTGCAAGTATCACGTCAAGCCGCCGCTGGCGCAGACGACGGATGCCTTCATCCTCAACATGAACGAGCTCGAAAAGCTCGATGACGCCATGCGCGTGGCGCTTCTCGATGCCATCGAGACCCGCTTCTACGCCCGCTCGGTGGAATATGTGCATGCCGAAGCGATCGCGCTTTCGCAGGGCATCGCGGAAAATGGCCTTGAGGTCATCACCCTGCCGCAGGACGTGCTCGACCTTCTCGCCAAGGCTTCCATCGAGATCCTCGATACGGAAGCCCAGAAGGGCGATCGGGCTGAACAGGCCGCCGATATCTACAAGGGCCTGATGCGCGACCTCGGCTACGCCTGA
- a CDS encoding TRAP transporter small permease subunit, with amino-acid sequence MQAVARAVTRLNLWIGKWAALAIFPIFILLLCDVALRYIVGRPAIWTAELAVLIFGAYAVIAGGNLLARRGHVNVDIFYGSLSRRRKAMVDIATWPLFMLFVTVLLWQGWEIASDSLATFERSNSVWKAPLWPTKLFIPLAAVLLLAQGAVRLYGDIRVVLGLPVDEDTFGRQEEEPEVLSVNPRETSSHDAKGNGK; translated from the coding sequence ATGCAGGCTGTCGCCCGAGCGGTCACGCGCCTGAACCTGTGGATCGGGAAATGGGCGGCGCTCGCCATCTTTCCCATCTTCATCCTGCTGCTTTGCGACGTGGCGTTGCGCTACATCGTGGGACGGCCCGCCATCTGGACCGCGGAACTGGCGGTGCTGATCTTCGGCGCCTACGCCGTGATCGCGGGCGGCAACCTTCTCGCCCGGCGCGGGCACGTCAATGTCGATATCTTCTATGGATCGCTCTCACGGCGGCGCAAGGCGATGGTCGATATCGCCACCTGGCCGCTCTTCATGCTGTTTGTCACCGTGCTGCTGTGGCAGGGCTGGGAGATCGCCTCAGATTCGCTTGCGACCTTTGAGCGTTCCAACTCCGTCTGGAAGGCCCCGCTGTGGCCGACCAAGCTCTTCATCCCCCTTGCCGCCGTCCTGTTGCTGGCGCAAGGCGCCGTGCGGCTCTATGGCGATATCCGCGTGGTGCTGGGACTTCCCGTGGATGAAGACACCTTCGGACGCCAGGAGGAGGAGCCAGAGGTCTTGTCCGTAAATCCCCGCGAAACGTCTTCTCATGATGCAAAGGGGAACGGCAAATGA